A region from the Vicia villosa cultivar HV-30 ecotype Madison, WI linkage group LG3, Vvil1.0, whole genome shotgun sequence genome encodes:
- the LOC131657053 gene encoding uncharacterized protein LOC131657053: MFSRQRKRSKSQKDATAAGSSNPPPRAFDALRFSSAIHQDRMPMLEKKKILAERKFVIDTEGSYKEIANIFNAKKWGRLLTPVDCINYEIVREFYANALQPEGELCSYKSFVRGKEIDFSRNAISELLGNPWNPFDPNIQTDEFSVARRTHQNQEVISRVILKPGKQVELNNVQEPIRYNRIDMTPLAQAVLLLIVFNIRPRFHKSSAPLDVALLVYHILENKTVDVAKIIANEMKIFIENTRRPGVHSSAPIIFPCLITSLCQKQGVRFPSVVNERKRDVVDDIYINRYCNAKLAAKKKQKEAGESSAAGEHGETLDYEDWDPRLRASFNYTWDALEAGRRSSEFLMDSMRQLYLHQSAPSGEIPPFPSREDYSAYANWPEGRPFFSEGVDDADAEGDEIGDDILD, encoded by the coding sequence ATGTTTAGCAGGCAAAGGAAGCGATCCAAGTCTCAAAAGGATGCAACTGCGGCTGGTAGTTCAAATCCTCCGCCAAGAGCTTTTGATGCATTGCGTTTCAGTAGTGCCATCCACCAGGACCGTATGCCCATGCtggaaaagaaaaagattttggCGGAGAGGAAGTTTGTGATTGACACTGAGGGAAGCTACAAAGAAATAGCAAACATTTTCAATGCAAAGAAGTGGGGAAGGTTGCTCACTCCGGTTGATTGCATAAATTATGAGATTGTCCGTGAGTTTTATGCTAATGCACTTCAACCGGAGGGTGAGTTGTGTTCTTATAAGTCTTTTGTTCGTGGTAAGGAGATCGATTTTTCGCGGAATGCAATCAGTGAGCTCCTTGGCAATCCTTGGAATCCATTTGATCCAAATATCCAGACTGATGAGTTTTCTGTTGCACGACGAACTCATCAGAACCAGGAAGTAATTTCTCGTGTGATCCTTAAACCGGGAAAGCAGGTGGAGTTGAACAATGTTCAGGAGCCGATTCGTTACAACAGGATTGATATGACTCCTTTGGCGCAAGCGGTGCTTCTTCTGATTGTGTTTAACATAAGGCCAAGGTTTCATAAGTCTTCGGCACCTCTTGATGTGGCTTTGCTTGTTTATCACATCTTGGAAAACAAGACGGTCGACGTTGCTAAAATAATTGCTAATGAGATGAAAATCTTCATCGAGAACACTCGTCGTCCTGGGGTACATTCTAGCGCACCTATTATTTTTCCTTGTTTGATTACTTCTTTGTGTCAAAAGCAGGGTGTTCGTTTTCCAAGTGTGGTGAACGAAAGGAAAAGAGATGTGGTTGATGATATCTACATCAACCGCTACTGTAATGCTAAGTTGGCTGCTAAGAAAAAGCAGAAGGAAGCTGGTGAGTCCTCTGCTGCAGGTGAGCATGGTGAGACTCTGGATTATGAAGATTGGGATCCGAGGTTGAGAGCATCTTTTAATTATACTTGGGATGCGCTTGAGGCTGGAAGGAGGTCCAGTGAATTCCTTATGGACTCCATGAGGCAGTTGTATCTGCATCAGTCTGCACCTTCTGGTGAGATCCCTCCTTTTCCTTCTCGCGAGGATTATTCTGCTTATGCAaattggcctgagggcaggcctttCTTTTCTGAGGGGGTGGATGATGCTGATGCAGAGGGTGATGAAATTGGTGATGACATCCTTGATTAG